The Corallococcus exiguus DNA window CGCGCACGGCCTCGATGTCGAGGATGGTGCCGACCTTGAGATCCAGCTGCTCCTTCAGGTCCTCCGCGTTGAGCTCCTCGTTGCCCTGGAGCGCCACGGCGCGGATGGTGGGCCGCTCCGACACGCGCACCACGTACGCGATGCCGTTGGCCAGGCGCTGCGCGAGCAGCTGCACGTCCGTGAAGTAGCCCAGGGCCCAGATGGCGCGGAGGTCCTCCGCGGAGCGGGTGAGCGCGTCACCGACCTGGGTGCGCATGGCGCGGCGGACCGCCTCCGACTCCACGCGGCGGTTGCCCTCGATGCGGATCTCCACCACGCGATCCGAGGGGGAGACGTTGGTGTCCTCGTCGTCCGGAGAGGACGCCAGCGGCGCGTCCGCGCCCGAGGGAGGGCCCCCATCCGGAGGCGATACGGGCGTGGCGGCGGGAGTAGACGGGGGGAGGACGACGGGCGAACCCGCGTCGACGTCCACCTGGGCGTAGGCAGCAACGGGCCCAAACGCCCACAGGGCGACCGCCAGCAGCGGGAGCAATGACTTGCGCAGAACGGTGAGCCTCAAGTGCAGTCCGGCCAGGAAAAGGCGGGGCAATGTACGGGATGGGGGGAGGGCCCCTCAATCCAAAAGCGAGCGGCCATCAGGCCTCCGACACCTGCCCGCCGGCCAGTCTCAGACGGCGGGGCATGGAGCGAGCAAGCGTCTCGTTGTGCGTGACGACGACGGCGGTGATTCCCAGGTCCCGGTTGACGTCCCGGAGCAGCTGGTGAATGCCCTCGCCTGTCGTGGGATCCAGGTTACCCGTGGGTTCGTCCGCGAGCAGCACCGCGGGCTTGAGCACCAGCGCGCGCGCCAGGGCCACGCGCTGGGCCTCGCCGCCGGACAGCTCACCGGGGCGGTGGTCCACGCGACTGCCCAGGCCCACGCGCTCCAGGAGCTCACGGGCGTAGGCGTACGAAGGGGTGCGGTCCTTGCGCTGGATGAGCGCGGGCATGGCCACGTTCTCCAGCGCGGTGAACTCCGGCAACAGGTAGTGGCTCTGGAAGACGAAGCCAATGGTGCGGTTGCGGAACTCGGCGATCTCCGCGTCGTTCATGGAGAAGACGGACTTGCCGTCGAAGAGGACTTCACCGGCGGCGGGGGCGTCCAGCGTGCCCAGCACGTGCAGGAAGGTGCTCTTTCCCGCGCCGGACGCGCCAATCATGGAGATGAGCTCGCCGGCGTTGATGTCCAGGGACACGTCGCGCAGCACGTCAATGCGCTTGCCGTGCAGGAAGTAGCTCTTGAAGACGTTGCGGAT harbors:
- a CDS encoding ABC transporter ATP-binding protein, whose protein sequence is MALLSIRNVFKSYFLHGKRIDVLRDVSLDINAGELISMIGASGAGKSTFLHVLGTLDAPAAGEVLFDGKSVFSMNDAEIAEFRNRTIGFVFQSHYLLPEFTALENVAMPALIQRKDRTPSYAYARELLERVGLGSRVDHRPGELSGGEAQRVALARALVLKPAVLLADEPTGNLDPTTGEGIHQLLRDVNRDLGITAVVVTHNETLARSMPRRLRLAGGQVSEA